A genomic region of Pyrus communis chromosome 14, drPyrComm1.1, whole genome shotgun sequence contains the following coding sequences:
- the LOC137715757 gene encoding protein ACCELERATED CELL DEATH 6-like isoform X1 produces MEDVGWSSRQDDQITGEGAHENAAGDTEAGDTRMDPKLYRYATMPKSGCQEFIWAMRTKYFAGATCAIPICNIPDQIVSLVLSSENKVSTRGNTVLHLAANTGRVQLIQLVTLNFPGLLRKQNDDGQLPLHVAASAGHLSAVRCLVDTAQGNTFNEKDERGNTALHVAVENNHQDVAMFLVGKDGSTSHSTNNSSKTPLCMAAETANLELVKAMVANTPNSTADANAGNFWQGSNGNSILRSAIIWRKQAKGGLKKNHAVFVLVMLMYYHPISPFFLLAGVVCWMYFKRIVSQWWLPRTNRKKYTNLLETILSKMDSADLINSTDQEWMTPLTLAAYIGNFVAVRVLLHKFTGLAYKGDENQFLPVHVASKKGHCRVVEEFLNLCPDLRESCDREGRNILHVAAAHGRVNVVRYIIGKRNLQVLSKQRDQSGNTPLHIAVQNWHPKIVKILSLFHAYERVNLNSLNNAGMTALDLAEKTEVDKEMLFRRKLTLMALNLANAPRSEERTADKAKLVIEDSVMKSLHNSDNLMFSKESVNTLLLVSTLVVGITFVQGFTIPGGYSSSGNDVGTPIFLTQSLFKIFLICNTMAMCGSITTSIALMWAQTHDPNIIYACMRFTLPVLGVTLTMMSSSFLAGVALIVYHVFWLRIFVYAMGFFFTVFIIGLLAPLMDVPVAYVPASLRDFLFLSFNLLMFVSGYNFDDDWSNRWSL; encoded by the exons ATGGAGGATGTTGGCTGGAGTTCAAGACAAGATGATCAAATAACTGGCGAGGGTGCTCATGAGAACGCTGCAGGAGACACCGAGGCAGGCGACACGCGCATGGATCCTAAATTATACAGGTATGCAACGATGCCTAAATCAGGATGTCAAGAGTTTATATGGGCTATGCGCACAAAGTATTTTGCCGGAGCCACATGTGCAATACCTATATGTAATATTCCTGATCAAATAGTATCGCTGGTCCTAAGTAGTGAAAACAAAGTAAGCACCCGTGGGAACACGGTGCTTCACCTTGCTGCAAATACAGGCCGCGTGCAGCTTATCCAACTAGTTACCCTAAATTTCCCGGGGCTTCTCCGCAAACAAAATGATGATGGACAACTTCCGCTACATGTAGCCGCATCCGCTGGCCATCTATCCGCAGTTCGTTGTTTGGTAGACACGGCTCAAGGTAATACGTTTAATGAAAAGGACGAGAGAGGGAACACTGCGTTGCATGTCGCTGTGGAAAATAATCACCAAGATGTGGCTATGTTTTTGGTCGGCAAAGATGGATCCACGTCGCATTCTACAAATAACTCCAGTAAGACTCCCTTGTGCATGGCCGCTGAAACTGCCAATCTTGAACTCGTTAAAGCAATGGTAGCCAACACGCCAAATAGCACAGCAGACGCTAATGCTGGTAATTTTTGGCAAGGATCGAACGGCAACTCAATTCTGCGTAGTGCAATCATATGGAGGAAACAGG CAAAAGGTGGACTCAAGAAAAATCATGCAGTGTTCGTGTTGGTCATGCTCATGTATTACCATCCCATCAGTCCATTCTTTTTGCTGGCGGGGGTTGTATGCTGGATGTATTTTAAGCGTATAGTTTCTCAATGGTGGCTGCCCAGAACCAACAGAAAGAAGTATACAA ATCTCCTAGAGACGATATTGAGCAAAATGGATTCAGCTGATCTAATCAATTCAACGGACCAAGAGTGGATGACTCCTCTTACACTTGCGGCCTATATAGGTAACTTTGTGGCGGTACGGGTATTGTTACACAAATTTACTGGATTGGCATACAAAGGTGATGAAAATCAGTTCCTTCCCGTACATGTGGCGTCCAAAAAAGGCCATTGCAGGGTTGTTGAAGAGTTTCTCAATCTTTGCCCGGACTTGAGGGAGTCATGTGACCGTGAAGGTCGGAATATTCTTCATGTTGCGGCCGCGCATGGAAGAGTTAATGTTGTCCGATATATTATTGGAAAGCGCAATCTTCAAGTGCTTAGCAAGCAAAGAGATCAAAGTGGAAATACCCCTCTACATATAGCCGTCCAAAACTGGCATCCTAAGATTGTTAAAATTCTTTCCCTCTTCCATGCGTATGAAAGAGTCAATTTAAATAGTTTGAACAATGCAGGTATGACGGCATTGGACCTTGCAGAGAAGACGGAGGTAGATAAAGAGATGTTGTTTCGGAGA AAACTGACACTTATGGCCTTGAACTTGGCTAATGCTCCACGATCTGAAGAGCGAACAGCCGACAAAGCAAAGCTTGTGATAGAGGATTCTGTTATGAAGTCCTTGCACAATTCTGATAACCTAATGTTTTCGAAAGAGAGTGTCAATACTCTCCTATTAGTGTCAACGCTGGTGGTTGGTATAACGTTTGTTCAAGGCTTCACAATACCAGGTGGATACAGTAGCTCTGGAAATGATGTGGGCACCCCAATTTTTCTTACGCAAAGcctattcaaaattttcttgatATGCAATACCATGGCGATGTGCGGCTCCATTACTACTTCAATTGCCCTTATGTGGGCACAAACGCATGACCCTAATATAATCTATGCTTGCATGAGATTTACCTTACCGGTGCTAGGCGTAACGCTTACCATGATGTCCTCGTCATTCCTGGCTGGTGTTGCACTGATAGTGTATCACGTTTTTTGGCTTCGCATCTTTGTTTATGCCATGGGATTTTTCTTCACGGTCTTCATAATAGGGCTCCTTGCTCCTCTCATGGATGTTCCAGTTGCCTACGTACCTGCATCATTACGCGACTTCTTATTCCTTAGCTTTAATCTATTGATGTTTGTAAGCGGATATAATTTCGACGATGATTGGTCTAATAGATGGAGTTTGTAg
- the LOC137715757 gene encoding protein ACCELERATED CELL DEATH 6-like isoform X2: MEDVGWSSRQDDQITGEGAHENAAGDTEAGDTRMDPKLYRYATMPKSGCQEFIWAMRTKYFAGATCAIPICNIPDQIVSLVLSSENKVSTRGNTVLHLAANTGRVQLIQLVTLNFPGLLRKQNDDGQLPLHVAASAGHLSAVRCLVDTAQGNTFNEKDERGNTALHVAVENNHQDVAMFLVGKDGSTSHSTNNSSKTPLCMAAETANLELVKAMVANTPNSTADANAGNFWQGSNGNSILRSAIIWRKQAKGGLKKNHAVFVLVMLMYYHPISPFFLLAGVVCWMYFKRIVSQWWLPRTNRKKYTNLLETILSKMDSADLINSTDQEWMTPLTLAAYIGMTALDLAEKTEVDKEMLFRRKLTLMALNLANAPRSEERTADKAKLVIEDSVMKSLHNSDNLMFSKESVNTLLLVSTLVVGITFVQGFTIPGGYSSSGNDVGTPIFLTQSLFKIFLICNTMAMCGSITTSIALMWAQTHDPNIIYACMRFTLPVLGVTLTMMSSSFLAGVALIVYHVFWLRIFVYAMGFFFTVFIIGLLAPLMDVPVAYVPASLRDFLFLSFNLLMFVSGYNFDDDWSNRWSL; encoded by the exons ATGGAGGATGTTGGCTGGAGTTCAAGACAAGATGATCAAATAACTGGCGAGGGTGCTCATGAGAACGCTGCAGGAGACACCGAGGCAGGCGACACGCGCATGGATCCTAAATTATACAGGTATGCAACGATGCCTAAATCAGGATGTCAAGAGTTTATATGGGCTATGCGCACAAAGTATTTTGCCGGAGCCACATGTGCAATACCTATATGTAATATTCCTGATCAAATAGTATCGCTGGTCCTAAGTAGTGAAAACAAAGTAAGCACCCGTGGGAACACGGTGCTTCACCTTGCTGCAAATACAGGCCGCGTGCAGCTTATCCAACTAGTTACCCTAAATTTCCCGGGGCTTCTCCGCAAACAAAATGATGATGGACAACTTCCGCTACATGTAGCCGCATCCGCTGGCCATCTATCCGCAGTTCGTTGTTTGGTAGACACGGCTCAAGGTAATACGTTTAATGAAAAGGACGAGAGAGGGAACACTGCGTTGCATGTCGCTGTGGAAAATAATCACCAAGATGTGGCTATGTTTTTGGTCGGCAAAGATGGATCCACGTCGCATTCTACAAATAACTCCAGTAAGACTCCCTTGTGCATGGCCGCTGAAACTGCCAATCTTGAACTCGTTAAAGCAATGGTAGCCAACACGCCAAATAGCACAGCAGACGCTAATGCTGGTAATTTTTGGCAAGGATCGAACGGCAACTCAATTCTGCGTAGTGCAATCATATGGAGGAAACAGG CAAAAGGTGGACTCAAGAAAAATCATGCAGTGTTCGTGTTGGTCATGCTCATGTATTACCATCCCATCAGTCCATTCTTTTTGCTGGCGGGGGTTGTATGCTGGATGTATTTTAAGCGTATAGTTTCTCAATGGTGGCTGCCCAGAACCAACAGAAAGAAGTATACAA ATCTCCTAGAGACGATATTGAGCAAAATGGATTCAGCTGATCTAATCAATTCAACGGACCAAGAGTGGATGACTCCTCTTACACTTGCGGCCTATATAG GTATGACGGCATTGGACCTTGCAGAGAAGACGGAGGTAGATAAAGAGATGTTGTTTCGGAGA AAACTGACACTTATGGCCTTGAACTTGGCTAATGCTCCACGATCTGAAGAGCGAACAGCCGACAAAGCAAAGCTTGTGATAGAGGATTCTGTTATGAAGTCCTTGCACAATTCTGATAACCTAATGTTTTCGAAAGAGAGTGTCAATACTCTCCTATTAGTGTCAACGCTGGTGGTTGGTATAACGTTTGTTCAAGGCTTCACAATACCAGGTGGATACAGTAGCTCTGGAAATGATGTGGGCACCCCAATTTTTCTTACGCAAAGcctattcaaaattttcttgatATGCAATACCATGGCGATGTGCGGCTCCATTACTACTTCAATTGCCCTTATGTGGGCACAAACGCATGACCCTAATATAATCTATGCTTGCATGAGATTTACCTTACCGGTGCTAGGCGTAACGCTTACCATGATGTCCTCGTCATTCCTGGCTGGTGTTGCACTGATAGTGTATCACGTTTTTTGGCTTCGCATCTTTGTTTATGCCATGGGATTTTTCTTCACGGTCTTCATAATAGGGCTCCTTGCTCCTCTCATGGATGTTCCAGTTGCCTACGTACCTGCATCATTACGCGACTTCTTATTCCTTAGCTTTAATCTATTGATGTTTGTAAGCGGATATAATTTCGACGATGATTGGTCTAATAGATGGAGTTTGTAg
- the LOC137715757 gene encoding protein ACCELERATED CELL DEATH 6-like isoform X3, with translation MEDVGWSSRQDDQITGEGAHENAAGDTEAGDTRMDPKLYRYATMPKSGCQEFIWAMRTKYFAGATCAIPICNIPDQIVSLVLSSENKVSTRGNTVLHLAANTGRVQLIQLVTLNFPGLLRKQNDDGQLPLHVAASAGHLSAVRCLVDTAQGNTFNEKDERGNTALHVAVENNHQDVAMFLVGKDGSTSHSTNNSSKTPLCMAAETANLELVKAMVANTPNSTADANAGNFWQGSNGNSILRSAIIWRKQAKGGLKKNHAVFVLVMLMYYHPISPFFLLAGVVCWMYFKRIVSQWWLPRTNRKKYTNLLETILSKMDSADLINSTDQEWMTPLTLAAYIGNFVAVRVLLHKFTGLAYKGDENQFLPVHVASKKGHCRVVEEFLNLCPDLRESCDREGRNILHVAAAHGRVNVVRYIIGKRNLQVLSKQRDQSGNTPLHIAVQNWHPKIVKILSLFHAYERVNLNSLNNAGMTALDLAEKTEVDKEMLFRRVCYFSTHLFD, from the exons ATGGAGGATGTTGGCTGGAGTTCAAGACAAGATGATCAAATAACTGGCGAGGGTGCTCATGAGAACGCTGCAGGAGACACCGAGGCAGGCGACACGCGCATGGATCCTAAATTATACAGGTATGCAACGATGCCTAAATCAGGATGTCAAGAGTTTATATGGGCTATGCGCACAAAGTATTTTGCCGGAGCCACATGTGCAATACCTATATGTAATATTCCTGATCAAATAGTATCGCTGGTCCTAAGTAGTGAAAACAAAGTAAGCACCCGTGGGAACACGGTGCTTCACCTTGCTGCAAATACAGGCCGCGTGCAGCTTATCCAACTAGTTACCCTAAATTTCCCGGGGCTTCTCCGCAAACAAAATGATGATGGACAACTTCCGCTACATGTAGCCGCATCCGCTGGCCATCTATCCGCAGTTCGTTGTTTGGTAGACACGGCTCAAGGTAATACGTTTAATGAAAAGGACGAGAGAGGGAACACTGCGTTGCATGTCGCTGTGGAAAATAATCACCAAGATGTGGCTATGTTTTTGGTCGGCAAAGATGGATCCACGTCGCATTCTACAAATAACTCCAGTAAGACTCCCTTGTGCATGGCCGCTGAAACTGCCAATCTTGAACTCGTTAAAGCAATGGTAGCCAACACGCCAAATAGCACAGCAGACGCTAATGCTGGTAATTTTTGGCAAGGATCGAACGGCAACTCAATTCTGCGTAGTGCAATCATATGGAGGAAACAGG CAAAAGGTGGACTCAAGAAAAATCATGCAGTGTTCGTGTTGGTCATGCTCATGTATTACCATCCCATCAGTCCATTCTTTTTGCTGGCGGGGGTTGTATGCTGGATGTATTTTAAGCGTATAGTTTCTCAATGGTGGCTGCCCAGAACCAACAGAAAGAAGTATACAA ATCTCCTAGAGACGATATTGAGCAAAATGGATTCAGCTGATCTAATCAATTCAACGGACCAAGAGTGGATGACTCCTCTTACACTTGCGGCCTATATAGGTAACTTTGTGGCGGTACGGGTATTGTTACACAAATTTACTGGATTGGCATACAAAGGTGATGAAAATCAGTTCCTTCCCGTACATGTGGCGTCCAAAAAAGGCCATTGCAGGGTTGTTGAAGAGTTTCTCAATCTTTGCCCGGACTTGAGGGAGTCATGTGACCGTGAAGGTCGGAATATTCTTCATGTTGCGGCCGCGCATGGAAGAGTTAATGTTGTCCGATATATTATTGGAAAGCGCAATCTTCAAGTGCTTAGCAAGCAAAGAGATCAAAGTGGAAATACCCCTCTACATATAGCCGTCCAAAACTGGCATCCTAAGATTGTTAAAATTCTTTCCCTCTTCCATGCGTATGAAAGAGTCAATTTAAATAGTTTGAACAATGCAGGTATGACGGCATTGGACCTTGCAGAGAAGACGGAGGTAGATAAAGAGATGTTGTTTCGGAGAGTATGTTATTTCTCTACGCATCTTTTCGATTAG